In Chryseobacterium camelliae, one DNA window encodes the following:
- a CDS encoding McrC family protein: MTKKNIIQVFEHSFLATGDKGFNNNHFVALSKLNALHNYQYFDLKHNGVVFKQYVGVIQVDGLSIEILPKIDRYESDTEENKSKWQNVLIQMLKATRKLKIQQVGQANVSRQSIHLLDIYFEWFLDELWLLIHQGLIKQYYRQTGNVKALKGKLEFAGHIQRNLVHKERFYTTHQVYKKDHLIHQILNQALNIIAEFSKGTYIYSKCKTVQLGFPEVKLIKANDNTFSKIPKSRKTAPYETALSIARLIILNYAPNVSDGSEKMLALLFDMNRLWEEYVLVKLKQAAEGSGISIYGQNSKPFWNGIYIRPDIVVEKESEVKLIIDTKWKNIDQSQPSTHDLRQMYVYNEYWDSGNSLLLYPANNVQDNTNVYNQFVPLKNNSHHHCGLGKISVLDKDGKLDQDIGKKILDTFITKA; this comes from the coding sequence ATGACAAAGAAAAATATCATCCAAGTTTTCGAACACAGCTTTCTTGCAACTGGTGACAAAGGCTTTAATAACAATCACTTTGTGGCATTATCCAAACTCAATGCTTTGCATAATTACCAATATTTCGACTTGAAACACAACGGTGTCGTATTCAAACAATACGTAGGTGTTATCCAAGTCGATGGATTATCAATTGAGATTCTTCCTAAAATAGACCGTTATGAATCCGATACCGAAGAAAATAAAAGCAAATGGCAGAACGTACTGATCCAAATGCTGAAAGCAACCAGAAAATTGAAAATACAACAGGTCGGTCAGGCCAATGTATCGCGGCAATCAATACACCTTCTGGATATTTACTTTGAATGGTTTTTAGATGAATTATGGCTGCTCATTCATCAGGGATTGATTAAACAGTACTACAGGCAAACCGGAAATGTAAAAGCTTTAAAAGGCAAACTTGAATTTGCTGGGCATATTCAGAGAAATCTTGTTCATAAAGAACGTTTTTATACAACCCATCAGGTATATAAAAAAGACCATCTGATTCATCAGATTCTAAATCAGGCATTGAATATTATTGCTGAGTTTTCAAAAGGAACTTATATTTATAGCAAATGTAAAACCGTACAACTTGGTTTTCCAGAGGTAAAATTGATTAAAGCTAATGACAATACGTTCTCAAAAATTCCGAAATCAAGAAAGACCGCACCCTATGAAACGGCATTGTCCATAGCACGATTAATTATTCTGAATTATGCACCCAATGTTTCCGATGGATCAGAAAAAATGCTGGCATTGCTTTTCGATATGAACCGTCTTTGGGAAGAATATGTTTTAGTGAAATTGAAACAGGCTGCAGAAGGATCTGGAATTAGCATATACGGACAGAATTCTAAACCTTTCTGGAACGGTATTTATATACGCCCTGATATTGTCGTTGAAAAGGAGAGTGAGGTGAAGCTGATTATTGATACCAAATGGAAAAATATCGATCAGTCACAGCCATCTACTCATGATCTTAGGCAAATGTATGTGTATAATGAATACTGGGACAGCGGAAATTCACTTTTGCTGTATCCTGCGAATAATGTTCAGGATAATACAAATGTCTACAATCAGTTTGTCCCTTTAAAAAATAATAGCCATCATCACTGTGGCTTAGGTAAAATATCTGTTTTGGACAAAGACGGAAAGC
- a CDS encoding McrB family protein translates to MASLPNQVTKEQVVNALEFITTNDVLLKGSTKYDLEYKGKTFPPKEVIRWAARLANIKDWQKKRFYGGDHTNEPLRKMGFVIKNRLIKDVNLNIINKYKNIVLKGNKNEIYKWNLINRYNGRPDVSAVDFASEITSINFGNLIYHNGIAVRNHIAREFPEDYRNAFKTLFDEDLSLENRIVEFQSKVSDIYKRMGISLNHHHDERTISTYLTFKYPEKYTLYKSSIYKSYCNQLGILPENKNKKYLHYLRLVDNLISNYIIKDQQLLDIKSEFLTEESFADTTNLIFAQDILYQVLQSIDETKDFADEYIPTEIMNKVSIPLNQILYGPPGTGKTYSMQKNYFPKFSVEESDLTRESYIEGIVADLSWWQVITVALLDIVSGKVRNIYEHEIVQIKERLSLSKTVMPTIWGQLQSHTVLHCKYVNVEKRSEPLYFVKDEKSNWSIDIEALKNTYPEAEDLLIKIKNFKPQAGKLVKNYEFITFHQSFSYEDFIEGIKPKLDEGDNELNFEIKDGIFKKICLKAIADPDNTYAIFIDEINRGNVSAIFGELITLIESDKRIGEKNELKIKLPYSKKEFGVPSNLYIIGTMNTADRSVEALDTALRRRFSFVEMMPDINVVKNKVFLDNFKRAEIMEKINIRIEVLLDRNHTLGHSYFIKEDFESSFKNEIIPLLQEYFYNDYSRIGLILGKGFIREKEISKVNQQNIFADFETRNEMDISKSYELIPFDDKIFNFENALETLLM, encoded by the coding sequence ATGGCAAGTCTACCCAATCAGGTTACAAAAGAACAGGTTGTTAATGCTCTGGAATTTATTACTACCAATGATGTTCTTCTAAAGGGATCTACTAAATATGATCTTGAATATAAAGGTAAAACGTTTCCTCCTAAAGAAGTTATTCGATGGGCGGCTAGATTAGCTAACATCAAAGATTGGCAGAAAAAAAGATTTTATGGCGGTGATCATACCAATGAACCATTAAGAAAAATGGGCTTTGTTATTAAAAACAGATTAATTAAAGACGTTAATTTAAACATAATTAATAAATACAAGAACATAGTCTTAAAGGGTAATAAAAATGAAATTTATAAATGGAATTTAATCAATAGATATAATGGCCGGCCAGATGTATCAGCTGTTGATTTCGCCTCTGAAATAACTTCAATTAATTTTGGCAATTTAATTTATCACAATGGTATTGCAGTAAGAAATCATATTGCTAGGGAATTTCCGGAAGACTATCGCAATGCTTTTAAAACTCTGTTCGATGAAGATCTGTCATTGGAAAATAGGATTGTAGAGTTTCAAAGCAAAGTTTCGGACATATATAAAAGGATGGGAATAAGTCTGAATCATCATCATGATGAACGTACCATTTCTACCTATCTAACATTTAAATATCCGGAAAAATATACTTTATATAAGAGTTCTATTTATAAATCTTACTGTAATCAATTAGGAATTTTACCCGAGAACAAAAATAAAAAGTATCTGCATTACCTTAGATTAGTTGATAATTTAATTTCTAATTATATCATTAAAGACCAGCAATTGCTGGACATTAAAAGTGAGTTTCTAACTGAAGAATCTTTTGCTGACACTACTAATTTAATATTTGCTCAGGATATACTTTATCAGGTCCTTCAATCTATTGATGAGACAAAAGATTTTGCTGATGAATATATACCAACTGAAATAATGAATAAAGTTTCTATACCACTTAATCAAATTCTTTATGGTCCTCCTGGAACGGGGAAAACCTATTCAATGCAAAAGAATTATTTTCCAAAGTTTTCAGTTGAAGAATCTGACTTAACTAGAGAATCTTACATCGAAGGAATAGTAGCAGATTTAAGTTGGTGGCAAGTCATTACGGTTGCTTTGCTGGATATTGTTTCTGGAAAAGTTAGAAATATTTACGAGCATGAAATAGTACAAATTAAAGAACGCCTTTCTTTATCAAAAACTGTAATGCCTACAATTTGGGGACAACTGCAATCTCATACTGTATTACATTGTAAATATGTAAATGTAGAAAAAAGATCAGAGCCTCTTTATTTTGTTAAAGATGAAAAGTCAAATTGGTCTATTGATATAGAGGCTCTGAAAAATACATATCCGGAAGCCGAAGATTTATTAATTAAAATTAAAAATTTTAAACCACAAGCAGGAAAGTTAGTCAAAAACTATGAATTTATAACTTTTCATCAATCGTTTAGTTACGAAGATTTTATTGAGGGTATAAAACCCAAACTTGACGAAGGAGATAATGAATTAAATTTTGAAATTAAAGATGGGATATTTAAAAAAATATGTTTAAAAGCTATCGCAGATCCAGATAATACTTATGCCATTTTTATTGATGAGATCAACCGAGGTAATGTCTCTGCAATATTTGGTGAACTAATTACTTTAATAGAAAGTGATAAAAGAATTGGTGAAAAGAACGAGTTAAAAATAAAACTTCCATATTCAAAAAAAGAATTTGGTGTCCCTTCAAATCTCTATATCATTGGAACAATGAATACGGCAGACCGAAGCGTGGAAGCTTTAGATACTGCTTTAAGAAGACGATTCAGCTTTGTTGAGATGATGCCTGATATTAATGTGGTAAAAAATAAAGTATTTTTAGATAATTTCAAAAGAGCTGAAATTATGGAAAAGATAAACATAAGAATAGAAGTACTACTTGATAGAAATCATACTTTGGGTCATTCTTATTTTATAAAGGAGGATTTCGAGTCATCTTTTAAAAATGAAATTATTCCTCTTTTACAGGAATATTTCTACAATGACTACAGTAGAATAGGACTTATTTTAGGAAAAGGATTTATAAGGGAGAAAGAGATTTCAAAAGTCAACCAACAAAATATTTTTGCTGATTTCGAAACAAGAAATGAAATGGATATCTCAAAGTCATATGAGTTGATTCCTTTTGATGATAAGATATTTAATTTTGAGAATGCATTGGAAACATTGCTTATGTAA
- a CDS encoding type I restriction enzyme endonuclease domain-containing protein, translating into MEIDYEEKAFYDILDSVSKQYGFDYDKEKMRDLAREIKKIVDNTARFPDYNDREDIKAQLKMEIIVKLHEYGYPPIKQDDVYKNVLEQAGNF; encoded by the coding sequence TTGGAAATTGATTATGAAGAAAAAGCGTTTTATGATATTCTGGATTCCGTTAGTAAACAATATGGGTTTGATTACGACAAAGAAAAAATGCGGGACTTAGCGCGGGAAATAAAAAAAATAGTAGATAACACCGCCAGATTCCCCGACTATAATGACAGAGAAGACATTAAAGCCCAGTTGAAAATGGAGATCATTGTAAAGCTTCATGAATACGGCTATCCGCCCATTAAACAGGATGATGTGTATAAGAATGTGCTGGAACAGGCAGGGAACTTTTAA
- a CDS encoding NADPH-dependent FMN reductase translates to MDKVIGILAGSLRKESFSKKIAQAIVPMAPEGYRFQIVSLDGLEVYNQDFDDHNQVPESYKAFREEMQKVDGVIFITPEYNRSVPGVLKNALDIGSRPAGKSVWDKKPAAIFSNSPGNISAFGANHHLRQSLVFLNMPAMQQPEVYIAKANELFDDSGALKEGETKKFIAEAVEAYIAWFEKNAEA, encoded by the coding sequence ATGGATAAAGTAATTGGAATTCTTGCAGGAAGCCTGCGTAAAGAATCGTTTTCAAAGAAAATTGCACAAGCCATTGTACCGATGGCACCGGAAGGTTACCGGTTTCAGATTGTTTCATTAGACGGGCTGGAAGTCTACAACCAGGATTTTGACGACCACAACCAGGTCCCGGAATCGTACAAAGCTTTCCGGGAAGAAATGCAGAAGGTAGATGGGGTCATCTTCATCACACCCGAATACAACCGTTCGGTACCCGGCGTCCTGAAAAATGCCCTCGACATCGGTTCCCGGCCGGCCGGTAAAAGTGTCTGGGACAAAAAGCCCGCGGCGATCTTCAGCAATTCTCCGGGAAATATTTCCGCATTCGGGGCCAATCACCATTTGAGGCAGAGCCTCGTGTTCCTGAATATGCCCGCTATGCAGCAGCCGGAAGTTTATATCGCCAAAGCCAATGAATTGTTCGATGACAGCGGAGCCCTGAAAGAAGGCGAAACCAAAAAGTTCATTGCAGAAGCAGTGGAAGCGTATATTGCCTGGTTTGAAAAGAATGCGGAGGCTTAA
- the cas2 gene encoding CRISPR-associated endonuclease Cas2, with the protein MNAERFNTYRIMWVLVLYDLPTETKANMKDANRFRKALIDDGFTLFQFSMYVRHCPSRENAEVHIKRVKFMLPKAGKVAIMCITDKQFGDIEIFFARNKEEPPPTFQQLELF; encoded by the coding sequence ATGAATGCCGAAAGGTTTAATACATACCGAATTATGTGGGTTTTAGTATTATATGACCTTCCTACCGAGACCAAGGCCAACATGAAAGATGCCAACCGTTTCCGGAAAGCGTTGATCGATGACGGATTTACCCTGTTTCAGTTCTCGATGTACGTTCGTCACTGCCCAAGCCGTGAAAATGCGGAAGTTCATATCAAACGCGTGAAGTTTATGTTGCCGAAAGCCGGTAAAGTAGCCATCATGTGCATCACCGACAAACAATTTGGGGATATTGAGATCTTCTTTGCCAGGAATAAAGAAGAACCGCCTCCAACCTTCCAGCAGCTCGAATTATTCTGA
- the cas9 gene encoding type II CRISPR RNA-guided endonuclease Cas9 (Cas9, originally named Csn1, is the large, multifunctional signature protein of type II CRISPR/Cas systems. It is well known even to general audiences because its RNA-guided endonuclease activity has made it a popular tool for custom editing of eukaryotic genomes.) has protein sequence MNVNKILGLDLGISSIGWAYVQEDSKNPENNKIIKLGVRVNPLTVDEQLNFEKGKPITTNAGRTLARSARRNLQRFKLRRSNLIDVLKKNNILKETDLLAEVGKNSTFQTQELRAKAAKEQIELSEFARVLLLINKKRGYRSSRKAKNDEEGQIVDGMAVAKKLYEENLTPGEYSYQLLQQGKKQLPDFYRSDLQAEFDKIWDFQKQFNPEIFSHELYGRLQGKNRNATWKELEIPFSLVGIKQTGTMQEKKAEKYFWRSEAVKKQLDFESLAIVFQEINSNLNNSSGYLGAISDRSKELYFKNQTVGEYLFHQLKVNPHTKLKNQVFYRQDYLDEFEKIWETQSKYHKELTQELKGEVRDIIIFYQRKLKSQKGLISICEFENREIEITENGKTKKKTLGLKVAPKSSPLFQEFKIWQVLNNLQFQNVDNQEVFPIVLDCKQSIFNEVNVKGKLSAKDVLDLIGYSGKEWKTNFKEIEGNYTNENLYNAFLKIIASEGIAFPKEFKLTIDDEIRVSKINASSEIIQLFVKEKLSGLGIDTSVLDFNPELDGNDFEKQSSYQLWHLLYSYEGDDSPSGNEKLYELLQKKFGFRKEHSKILAEIVFPQDYGSLSSKAMRKIYPYIKEHKYSTACNYAGYNHSKNSLTKEQLENRPLKEQLEILPKNSLRNPVVEKILNQMINLVNEVSKEYGRPDEIIIELARELKFSAEERAIMTSEINKATIQHQKYAEILKKEFNIPAPSRNDIIRYKLYLELANNGFKDLYTDVKIERGNLFTEKYDIDHIIPQSRFFDDSFSNKVLVPRSANLKKGNFTAFDYLEIEGKDKLEKFLNIIKDLYDKGAITKAKFEKLQKKGVEIGDGFIERDLRNTQYIAKKAKEILLGITNYVTPTSGRITEKLREDWNLVNTMKELNLEKYRKLGLTETVINSKGEEKQRIINWTKRNDHRHHAMDALTVAFTTHNHIQYLNYLNARKNEAHKAHKIITNIENNITEVIEKKNGSKQRRFKEPVKNLRAEAKKHLDEILISHKAKNKVVTRNINKIKKKGSVIEKAELTPRGQLHKETIYGSSKFLKTKEEKVSGKFDVETIQKVQNERYRNALLNRLQEFGGDPKKAFTGKNIISKNPIFLDAERTDHLPETVTLAWYETGYTIRKAVNPDNFKDFKNIEKVIDKGIRDILTERLKEFNGNSKEAFSDLEKNPIWLNKSKGISIKAVTITGINNAEALHYKKDHLGKDILDEDGQRIAVDFVSTGNNHHVAIYEDENGNLQEKVVSFYEAVERVNQKLPAIDKEYNSASGWKFLFTMKQNEMFLFPSEDFDPKEVDLFDEKNLSFISKNLFRVQKIATKDYFFRHHLETTVEDNSALKGITWRREGLSGLKNVWKVRLNHLGKIVQVGEY, from the coding sequence ATGAACGTAAATAAAATATTGGGATTAGACTTAGGTATTTCTTCGATAGGATGGGCCTATGTTCAGGAAGATTCTAAAAATCCTGAAAATAATAAAATCATCAAACTTGGAGTCCGTGTAAATCCGCTGACTGTTGATGAGCAGCTGAATTTCGAAAAAGGAAAACCCATTACAACCAATGCCGGAAGAACTTTGGCCAGAAGTGCGAGAAGAAATCTTCAAAGGTTTAAATTGAGAAGATCCAATCTCATTGATGTTCTAAAGAAAAATAATATTCTCAAAGAAACAGACCTGCTTGCGGAAGTTGGGAAAAACTCAACCTTTCAAACTCAGGAATTAAGGGCAAAGGCGGCAAAAGAACAAATAGAGCTTTCAGAATTTGCCAGGGTTTTACTTTTAATCAATAAAAAAAGAGGGTACAGGAGCAGCCGCAAAGCTAAAAACGATGAGGAAGGGCAAATTGTGGACGGAATGGCTGTAGCTAAAAAATTGTATGAGGAAAATTTAACCCCCGGAGAATATTCATACCAACTTTTACAGCAAGGCAAAAAGCAATTGCCAGATTTTTACCGTTCAGATTTACAGGCTGAATTTGATAAGATTTGGGATTTTCAGAAACAATTCAATCCTGAAATTTTTTCTCATGAACTCTATGGAAGACTTCAGGGTAAAAATAGGAATGCAACCTGGAAAGAATTAGAGATTCCATTTTCCCTTGTAGGAATCAAGCAAACCGGAACGATGCAGGAGAAAAAAGCTGAAAAATACTTTTGGAGAAGTGAAGCGGTTAAAAAACAGCTGGATTTCGAAAGTTTGGCTATTGTGTTTCAGGAAATCAACAGTAATCTGAATAATTCAAGCGGTTATTTAGGAGCAATCAGTGACCGAAGCAAGGAATTGTATTTTAAAAATCAGACAGTCGGGGAATATTTATTTCATCAGTTAAAAGTAAACCCTCATACGAAACTTAAAAATCAGGTTTTCTACAGACAGGATTATTTGGATGAATTTGAGAAAATATGGGAAACTCAATCTAAGTATCATAAAGAATTAACGCAGGAATTAAAAGGAGAGGTTCGGGATATTATTATTTTCTATCAGAGGAAACTAAAATCACAGAAAGGTTTGATCAGCATCTGTGAGTTTGAAAACAGAGAAATAGAAATTACAGAAAACGGAAAAACAAAAAAGAAAACATTAGGACTAAAGGTTGCACCAAAGTCTTCTCCTTTGTTTCAGGAATTTAAAATCTGGCAGGTTCTGAATAATTTACAGTTTCAGAATGTAGATAACCAAGAAGTTTTTCCAATAGTTTTAGATTGTAAGCAATCAATTTTCAATGAGGTGAATGTGAAAGGAAAACTTTCTGCAAAGGATGTTTTGGATCTTATTGGTTATTCGGGGAAAGAATGGAAGACTAATTTCAAAGAGATTGAAGGAAATTATACCAATGAAAATCTATACAATGCTTTTCTGAAAATTATAGCCAGTGAAGGAATAGCATTTCCAAAAGAATTTAAGTTGACCATTGATGATGAAATTAGAGTTTCTAAGATCAATGCTTCTTCAGAAATCATACAATTATTTGTTAAGGAAAAGCTGTCAGGCTTGGGAATTGATACTTCTGTTCTGGACTTCAATCCGGAATTGGATGGAAATGATTTTGAAAAACAATCTTCTTACCAGCTGTGGCATCTGCTGTATTCTTATGAAGGTGATGATTCTCCGTCAGGAAATGAAAAACTGTATGAGTTACTGCAAAAGAAATTCGGGTTCAGAAAAGAGCATTCCAAAATATTAGCGGAAATTGTTTTTCCTCAGGATTATGGAAGTCTGAGTTCTAAGGCGATGCGAAAGATTTATCCCTATATTAAAGAGCATAAATACAGTACAGCCTGTAATTATGCAGGGTATAATCATTCTAAAAATTCGTTAACAAAAGAGCAATTAGAAAACCGGCCTTTAAAGGAACAGTTGGAGATCCTTCCCAAAAATTCTTTACGAAATCCGGTAGTTGAAAAGATTTTGAATCAGATGATCAATCTTGTGAATGAAGTTTCAAAAGAATACGGAAGACCTGATGAAATAATAATTGAATTGGCAAGAGAGCTCAAATTTAGTGCGGAAGAACGCGCTATAATGACTTCCGAAATTAATAAGGCGACAATACAGCATCAGAAATATGCCGAAATTTTGAAAAAGGAATTTAATATTCCTGCTCCATCCAGAAATGATATCATTCGTTACAAATTATACTTAGAACTGGCAAATAACGGCTTCAAGGATTTGTATACGGATGTGAAAATTGAAAGAGGAAACTTATTTACCGAGAAATATGATATTGATCACATCATACCACAATCCCGATTTTTTGATGATAGTTTTTCCAATAAAGTCTTGGTTCCAAGAAGCGCTAATCTTAAAAAAGGAAATTTTACGGCATTCGATTATCTTGAGATTGAAGGAAAAGACAAATTAGAAAAGTTTTTAAACATCATAAAAGATCTGTATGACAAGGGAGCAATTACCAAAGCCAAATTTGAAAAACTGCAAAAAAAAGGTGTCGAAATAGGAGATGGCTTTATTGAAAGAGATTTGCGAAATACACAATATATTGCAAAAAAAGCTAAAGAAATCCTTTTAGGAATTACAAATTATGTAACCCCAACCTCAGGACGGATAACCGAAAAGCTCCGTGAAGACTGGAATCTTGTCAATACAATGAAAGAGCTTAATCTGGAAAAATACAGAAAACTAGGGCTTACAGAAACGGTCATCAATTCAAAAGGAGAAGAGAAGCAGAGAATTATAAACTGGACTAAAAGAAATGACCACCGTCACCACGCAATGGACGCTTTAACGGTTGCTTTTACAACGCACAATCATATACAGTATCTCAATTACTTAAATGCAAGAAAAAATGAAGCTCATAAAGCGCATAAAATAATTACCAATATTGAAAATAACATTACAGAAGTCATTGAAAAGAAAAATGGTTCAAAGCAGAGAAGATTTAAAGAACCTGTTAAAAATCTTAGAGCAGAAGCCAAAAAACATTTGGATGAAATATTAATTTCTCACAAAGCTAAAAATAAAGTCGTTACCAGAAATATCAATAAAATTAAGAAAAAAGGAAGCGTAATTGAAAAAGCAGAACTGACTCCTAGAGGACAACTTCATAAAGAGACAATTTACGGAAGTTCAAAATTTCTTAAAACAAAAGAAGAAAAGGTGTCGGGAAAATTCGATGTAGAAACCATTCAAAAAGTTCAGAATGAACGATACAGAAATGCTTTGCTGAATAGGCTGCAAGAGTTTGGCGGAGATCCGAAAAAAGCATTTACCGGGAAAAATATAATTTCTAAAAATCCAATATTTCTTGATGCTGAAAGAACGGACCATTTACCCGAAACCGTAACTTTAGCCTGGTATGAAACGGGCTATACGATCAGAAAAGCGGTAAATCCTGATAATTTTAAAGATTTTAAAAATATTGAAAAAGTTATTGATAAAGGAATTCGTGATATTCTGACCGAAAGATTAAAAGAATTTAATGGAAACTCTAAGGAAGCCTTTTCTGATTTGGAAAAGAACCCGATCTGGCTTAATAAATCAAAAGGGATTTCAATAAAGGCGGTTACTATTACAGGAATTAATAATGCCGAAGCTCTGCATTACAAAAAAGATCACTTAGGAAAAGATATTTTAGATGAAGATGGTCAAAGGATAGCCGTTGATTTTGTAAGTACAGGAAATAACCATCACGTTGCCATTTATGAAGATGAAAATGGAAATTTACAGGAAAAAGTTGTGAGTTTTTATGAAGCTGTAGAAAGAGTGAACCAAAAATTACCGGCTATTGATAAAGAATATAATTCCGCATCAGGCTGGAAATTTCTTTTTACCATGAAACAAAATGAAATGTTTTTATTTCCATCAGAAGATTTTGATCCGAAAGAAGTTGATTTATTTGATGAAAAGAATCTGAGTTTTATTTCAAAAAATCTTTTCAGAGTGCAGAAAATTGCAACAAAAGACTATTTCTTTAGGCATCATTTGGAAACTACAGTCGAAGATAATTCTGCACTGAAAGGAATTACCTGGAGAAGGGAAGGATTGAGCGGATTAAAGAATGTTTGGAAAGTCCGTTTGAATCATCTGGGAAAAATCGTTCAGGTAGGAGAATATTAA
- a CDS encoding YceI family protein: MKKLSVIALMAIGLVATSCNKDKAAGDAATAQEQTVAEGKGEKLAVDTAASVVNWKAFHKGGMAPRWGTLKVQSGDLSVENGQLTAGNFVIDMNSLKVDPASVTEKDKKYTDLEAHLKTPDFFDTAKNPTSEFKITAVTDLKDASKDAVAGANKTVSGNLTLSGKTMNVTFPAKVEVADNAASIQAKFTVNRADWGIKFGTSETDPAEWMISKDIEIGVDVKAKK, encoded by the coding sequence ATGAAAAAACTCAGTGTCATTGCATTAATGGCTATCGGATTGGTGGCAACATCTTGTAACAAAGACAAAGCGGCCGGAGATGCTGCAACAGCTCAGGAGCAGACGGTTGCTGAAGGAAAAGGAGAAAAGCTAGCGGTAGATACTGCTGCATCAGTGGTGAACTGGAAGGCATTCCACAAAGGCGGTATGGCACCTCGTTGGGGAACCCTTAAGGTGCAGTCAGGAGACCTTAGCGTTGAAAACGGCCAGTTAACGGCAGGAAACTTCGTTATAGATATGAACTCCCTGAAAGTAGACCCGGCTTCCGTAACGGAAAAGGATAAAAAATATACCGACCTGGAAGCACACCTGAAAACTCCTGATTTCTTCGACACCGCTAAAAACCCGACCTCAGAGTTCAAGATCACTGCTGTAACCGATCTTAAGGATGCTTCCAAAGATGCAGTTGCCGGAGCCAACAAAACCGTGAGCGGAAACCTTACGCTTTCCGGAAAAACGATGAACGTAACGTTCCCGGCTAAAGTAGAGGTAGCGGATAATGCTGCATCCATCCAGGCGAAGTTCACCGTAAACAGAGCTGATTGGGGCATCAAATTCGGAACTTCCGAAACCGATCCTGCAGAATGGATGATCAGCAAAGACATCGAAATTGGCGTTGATGTAAAAGCGAAAAAATAA